In Drosophila pseudoobscura strain MV-25-SWS-2005 chromosome 4, UCI_Dpse_MV25, whole genome shotgun sequence, the following proteins share a genomic window:
- the NimC4 gene encoding multiple epidermal growth factor-like domains protein 10: MKIIWGLVLLLSTVLTMGTSLRENYCERNVTVRSVQPVTKQRTIVKPPSKWKFWKKPEKKTEFYNAEEEQVTYKLVSECCQGFIQVESGLCEPVCDRGCPAHASCVAPQRCQCISGYISALNHQDGTHYCEPICERGCASGSQCVSPNTCACREGYQQLAPSGDGVSGDCVPTCQLGDGCSNGKCVDVERCSCNPGYLWDKEEDRCTEVSAESIADELETTEYSAMEAATATATATAATDCPEDFILFRGECREKQFNSNESGCLQGGCGPHQTCNESGLCQCADGYVPEEGADQNANLSCRRTLLDQILSLDAATDDEDELNPWTIPIIGVASGALFVLLLVGLLGGMRLRQRRSGPNPKPKEGELQCQFSQKSYDVDEWVP, translated from the coding sequence GAATGTGACCGTGCGGTCCGTGCAGCCCGTGACCAAGCAGCGAACCATTGTCAAGCCACCGTCCAAGTGGAAGTTCTGGAAGAAGCCCGAGAAGAAGACCGAGTTCTACAAcgccgaggaggagcaggtcACCTACAAGCTGGTCAGCGAGTGCTGCCAGGGCTTCATCCAGGTCGAATCGGGTCTCTGCGAACCCGTCTGCGATCGCGGCTGTCCCGCCCATGCCAGTTGCGTAGCGCCGCAACGGTGTCAGTGCATTAGCGGTTACATCTCCGCCCTGAACCACCAGGACGGAACCCACTACTGCGAGCCCATCTGCGAGAGGGGCTGTGCCAGTGGCTCCCAATGCGTGTCGCCCAACACTTGTGCCTGTCGCGAGGGTTACCAGCAGCTGGCCCCCTCTGGCGACGGAGTCAGTGGCGACTGCGTGCCCACCTGTCAGCTGGGCGACGGATGTTCCAACGGCAAGTGCGTCGACGTGGAGCGCTGCTCCTGCAATCCAGGCTATTTGTGGGACAAGGAGGAGGACAGATGCACGGAGGTCAGTGCCGAGTCGATCGCCGATGAGCTGGAAACAACTGAATACAGTGCAATGGAAGCAGCCACCGCAACTGCCACCGCTACTGCCGCCACCGACTGCCCGGAGGACTTTATACTCTTCCGCGGCGAGTGTCGGGAGAAGCAGTTCAACAGCAACGAGTCGGGCTGTCTCCAGGGCGGCTGCGGTCCACACCAGACCTGCAACGAGTCGGGCCTCTGCCAGTGCGCGGACGGCTATGTTCCGGAGGAGGGCGCCGATCAGAACGCCAATCTCAGCTGTCGCCGCACCCTGCTCGATCAGATACTCAGCCTCGACGCAGCTACcgatgacgaggacgagtTGAATCCCTGGACCATTCCCATCATCGGTGTGGCCAGCGGTGCGCTcttcgtgctgctgctggttggtCTGCTCGGCGGAATGCGCCTCCGCCAGAGACGATCTGgtcccaatcccaagcccaaGGAGGGGGAGCTGCAGTGTCAGTTCTCGCAGAAGAGCTACGACGTGGACGAGTGGGTGCCATGA